Proteins encoded in a region of the Magallana gigas chromosome 8, xbMagGiga1.1, whole genome shotgun sequence genome:
- the LOC105348053 gene encoding transient receptor potential cation channel subfamily M member-like 2 isoform X3, with protein MAGVGMDTKIYPSEKYDRVRFSSDQGGAGPSAMNLKERKIQQDRFYEVQSALTLEEARYSEMRKKIPGLGRIPKDRINTQSQDLEFQKRKQDHVVFVKQNFRQIECSKFVPDPKKLGVKKIRDLKCHCGEILTEHAGLSSAQPMNNVQRDIVEAYLIPEKLRSHINRETLFKAPPENLASLLHSVPWSKEDAFRENICTTFGKISFVNNDNSKPAKYVRLSHNDSVDRCLELMEKHWKIMEPKRPSLCISVIGGAKSFKLDNKMRETFNTGLIKAAKTTNAWLITTGSNVGVMKAVGNAVSEGQSFLWDDDRITHTLRLIGIGPWGYVKDRKYLESDGDGCFPVHFKTSNIIQHGKPVPLNPNHTHFVFVDDGYRNNYKGASEFRASFEQKVSKPTEAGGLGIPVVLVILEGGTDAISDAMVSLNHHIPVVVCSGTGRAADILAYAYSHTRSNKGELKPKHEDKLIEKIFDAYGERWKEKEIEENIRLHLTNVKKCMEHRDLINIFPMNKHEDLDIAILTALLNSKAGETSDEIRQNQLKLALTWDRADIAQEEIFREDVLWPTGSLDDVLMEAIMEERVEFVALILTQNVVMKEFLTTQKLQELYDKSLSRMDSHHLKKLMRRTINSEEFSYDNLARLMESLMDKYDHNFDESSIVDTGPGKKFSPVLTNAQQHFKFPFKQLMIWSILMLRQKMAMFAWQMGNEPVTSAVAASRIYGSMAEHIHRNESALKEKVLTYKDEFEHLARSVLDECHIKHQEKAMMLAERKSPSWSSMTSLQIAASAGNRAYLSSVSCKNSIDTSWNRGIQSSPSKVLVTVFLPFLLFTPFLEVNAMGEKKAKTFQKILTFYTAPITKFTHHSILYIFFVALFTYFLLVDYQFYEITTIEIVCIVWIFTFIVDELYTLLTFPSPTFHGKIRDWYGMLKCVDMLNLLLALVAFLVRIIDMEKHAEEAKIIFSINCIIFYIRIMKLYTANSSLGPKLEMIKMMFDELRMFLLVVIVFLLAYGVASQSLLFRQRDASWDILRDIVFYPYWQLYGELDFENAVHTDQECFESLGNFSSSSMTRMAYNVAKMKCKKEYWLVYILCAGYLIMGNILLFNLLIAIFNHIFTKVEEKSNEIWKFQMYFLTMEFDNKTALVPPLSIIPHLYLFFKWIARKTCCKKRSKGVQFTQRHLEFLQLFEKEEMANYLRHKKSEQKDSAESKLQKRVEELFKLVEEELTADQGGSSFNHTLIATQTTKLPRETTFESCPLEPNGWPKTEAVIEFAKKLEEKEQKEVIEEEVAEALMDEEQAKKEKKKKKKKKHKKHKKETQEEEKINNMDVQNNAKPESEAQKNIPDNAWASPLPPTTTRNLSPRLASQESPYKSPYLQRRLTPLKVQNDSSEDSDDVEDNAQVKTPEPYNILSTPRRSRSKLPASDSDSDVPRKSRKKKSLTRVESSTEDERRSKSKFFKRFRSRQLSDTD; from the exons atggcagGTGTTGGAATGGACACAAAGATATACCCCTCAGAGAAATATGACAGGGTTCGATTTTCTTCGGACCAAGGGGGAGCTGGTCCATCGGCCATGAatttgaaagaaagaaaaatccaaCAGGATCGGTTTTATGAGGTGCAATCAGCTTTGACACTTGAGGAGGCGCGATACTCAGAAATGCGTAAAAAGATCCCTGGACTTGGTCGCATTCCTAAAGATCGCATTAATACACAGAGCCAGGATTTGGAATTTCAGAAG aGGAAACAAGACCATGTGGTATTTGTGAAGCAAAATTTTCGACAAATTGAGTGTAGCAAGTTTGTGCCAGACCCTAAAAAGCTTGGAGTGAAGAAGATCAGGGACTTAAA ATGCCACTGTGGAGAAATTTTGACAGAGCATGCTGGACTTTCCAGTGCTCAACCAATGAACAATGTTCAAAGGGACATTGTGGAGGCATATCTTATTCCAGAGA AGTTGAGAAGCCACATAAATCGGGAGACCCTCTTCAAAGCTCCTCCAGAAAATTTAGCCTCACTTTTACACTCAGTTCCCTGGAGTAAAGAGGATGCGTTCCGGGAAAACATCTGTACAACATTCGGCAAAATCAGTTTTGTGAACAATGACAACTCCAAACCTGCCAAG TATGTGCGACTAAGTCACAATGACTCCGTAGACAGATGCTTGGAACTTATGGAGAAACACTGGAAAATAATGGAACCCAAACGTCCCAGCTTGTGTATATCTGTGATAGGAGGGGCAAAGAGCTTCAAGCTGGACAACAAGATGAGAGAAACTTTCAACACTGGTCTCATTAAG gCAGCAAAGACAACAAACGCTTGGCTGATCACAACTGGGTCAAATGTCGGGGTGATGAAGGCGGTCGGGAATGCGGTCAGTGAGGGACAGTCCTTCCTGTGGGACGACGACCGCATCACCCACACCCTGCGTCTGATCGGTATTGGGCCCTGGGGATATGTCAAAGACAGGAAATACCTGGAGAGTGATGGAGAT ggCTGCTTTCCAGTTCATTTCAAAACCAGCAACATTATTCAACATGGTAAGCCAGTACCATTAAATCCGAATCACACACACTTTGTGTTTGTCGACGATGGATACAGGAACAATTATAAAGGAGCGTCGGAGTTTCGTGCATCATTTGAGCAGAAAGTCTCCAAACCTACAGAGG CTGGTGGGTTAGGGATACCAGTTGTGTTGGTGATCTTAGAGGGCGGGACTGACGCTATCAGTGACGCCATGGTGTCTCTCAATCACCATATTCCCGTTGTCGTCTGCTCAGGAACAGGCCGGGCGGCAGACATCCTGGCCTATGCTTATTCTCACACACGCAGCAA TAAAGGGGAGTTGAAGCCAAAACATGAAGACAAACTGATAGAGAAGATATTTGATGCTTATGGAGAAAGATGGAAAGAAAAGGAAATAGAAGAAAATATCAGATTACATTTGACCAACGTCAAGAAATGTATGGAGCACCGGGATTTG ATCAACATCTTCCCAATGAACAAACATGAAGACCTAGATATTGCTATTCTTACAGCCTTACTGAATT ccaAGGCCGGAGAGACGTCTGATGAAATCCGACAGAACCAGCTGAAGCTAGCTTTGACCTGGGACAGGGCTGATATCGCTCAGGAGGAGATCTTCAGGGAAGATGTGTTGTGGCCGACAG GAAGTTTGGATGATGTTCTGATGGAAGCCATCATGGAAGAGAGAGTGGAATTCGTTGCGCTGATTTTAACTCAAAACGTGGTGATGAAGGAGTTCCTAACCACACAGAAATTACAAGAGCTTTACGACAAG TCATTAAGTCGTATGGACTCTCACCATTTGAAGAAATTGATGCGTCGTACGATTAATAGTGAAGAGTTCTCATATGACAACTTGGCTCGCCTCATGGAGTCTCTGATGGATAAATACGACCACAATTTTGACGAAAGCAGTATTGTTGACACAGGGCCGGGGAAGAAGTTTTCCCCAGTGTTGACCAATGCTCAGCAGCATTTCAAATTCCCTTTCAAACAGCTGATGATTTGGTCCATTCTAATGTTAAG GCAAAAGATGGCGATGTTCGCCTGGCAGATGGGGAATGAGCCAGTCACCAGTGCCGTCGCCGCCTCTAGAATTTATGGCAGCATGGCGGAGCACATCCATCGAAACGAATCCGCATTGAAAGAAAAAGTGCTGACTTACAAAGA TGAGTTTGAGCACCTGGCCAGGAGCGTGTTGGACGAGTGTCACATCAAGCACCAGGAGAAGGCGATGATGCTGGCGGAGAGGAAGTCTCCGTCCTGGAGTTCAATGACCAGTCTACAGATCGCAGCCTCCGCCGGTAACAGG GCGTACTTGTCCTCAGTGTCGTGTAAGAACTCCATTGATACCTCCTGGAATCGAGGAATTCAATCGTCCCCTTCCAAG GTGCTGGTGACTGTATTTTTACCTTTCTTGCTGTTCACACCCTTTCTAGAAGTCAACGCAATGGGGGAGAAGAAAGCCAAGACTTTCCAGAAAATCCTTACGTTTTACACTGCTCCCATTACAAAGTTCACTCACCATTCG atcctgtacattttctttgtggCCCTGTTTACATACTTTTTGTTAGTGGACTACCAGTTCTATGAAATCACGACCATAGAGATTGTTTGTATTGTGTGGATTTTCACATTCATTGTGGATGAACTTTACACA TTGCTGACTTTTCCATCTCCAACTTTCCATGGAAAGATAAGAGACTGGTATGGAATGTTAAAGTGTGTGGACATGCTGAATCTACTGTTAGCACTCGTAGCATTCTTGGTCCGGATCATCGACATGGAGAAACATGCTGAAGAAGCCAAGATCATTTTCTCAATTAACTGTATCATCTTCTATATACGTATCATGAAGCTCTACACGGCTAACAGCAGTCTTGGACCCAAGCTTGAGATGATCAAAATGATG TTTGATGAGCTGCGGATGTTTCTCCTTGTGGTAATCGTCTTTCTCCTGGCTTATGGAGTGGCCAGCCAATCGCTACTGTTTCGACAGAGAGATGCATCTTGGGATATCCTGAGAGACATTGTGTTTTATCCCTACTGGCAGCTGTATGGAGAACTGGACTTTGAAAATGCAGTGCATA CGGACCAAGAATGTTTCGAGTCGCTGGGGAATTTCAGCAGCTCATCCATGACAAGGATGGCGTACAATGTGGCCAAGATGAAATGCAAGAAGGAATACTGGCTGGTCTACATCCTGTGTGCAGGTTACCTCATTATGGGCAACATCCTGCTCTTTAACCTTCTGATTGCCATATTCAA TCACATTTTCACTAAAGTGGAAGAGAAATCCAACGAGATCTGGAAGTTCCAGATGTACTTCTTAACCATGGAGTTTGACAACAAGACTGCCTTGGTTCCTCCATTGAGTATAATCCCCCATCTCTACCTGTTTTTCAAATGGATAGCAAGAAAAACTTGCTGCAAAAAGAGGTCGAAAG GGGTACAATTTACTCAGCGTCACCTGGAATTTTTGCAACTTTTTGAGAAAGAGGAAATGGCCAACTATCTGCGGCATAAGAAATCGGAACAGAAGGACTCAGCTGAGTCTAAACTTCAGAAAAG AGTTGAGGAACTCTTCAAATTGGTGGAGGAGGAATTAACCGCAGACCAAGGTGGCAGCTCTTTCAACCACACTCTCATTGCCACACAAACCACCAAACTACCACGAGAGACCACATTCGAATCTTGTCCACTGGAGCCTAATGGCTGGCCCAAAACAGAGGCTGTCATTGAATTTGCCAAGAAGTTGGAAGAAAAAGAGCAGAAGGAAGTCATAGAGGAGGAGGTGGCAGAG GCGTTGATGGATGAGGAGCAAGCCAAGAaagagaagaagaaaaagaagaaaaagaaacacaaGAAGCACAAGAAAGAAACACAAGAGGAagagaaaataaacaacatGGACGTACAAAATAACGCAAAACCTGAAAGTGAGGCACAGAAAAACATTCCCGACAACGCATGGGCATCGCCATTGCCTCCGACCACAACCAGGAATCTGTCTCCGCGGTTGGCGAGTCAGGAGTCGCCATACAAAAGTCCTTACTTACAGCGGCGCCTCACACCGCTCAAAGTGCAAAACGATTCATCTGAAGATTCAGACGACGTGGAAGACAATGCCCAAGTAAAAACTCCGGAACCATATAACATTCTCAGCACTCCAAGAAGATCCAGATCAAAATTACCAGCGAGCGATTCCGACTCGGATGTTCCGAGGAAATCCAGGAAAAAGAAATCACTAACCAGGGTCGAGAGTAGCACAGAAGATGAGCGACGatcaaaatctaaatttttcaaGCGATTTAGAAGTCGACAACTATCTGACACAGATTAA